CCACCTTGAGCAGCAAAAATTGTCTTAAGTTCTTCAACAGAACGTTGGTACATTTCAGCCATCTTCTCAAGCTCTGCATCTACATCAGCGTCAGAAATTTCAACGTTTTCTGTAGCCGCAATCGCTTCTAGTGTTAAGTTAATACGTACACGCTTTTCTGCATCTGTCTTGAATTGCTCACGCATCGCTGTTTCGTCTTGACCAGAGAATTGGAAGTACATTTCAAGGTTCATTCCTTGCATTTGTAAGCGTTGCTCGAATTCTTGAAGCATACGATCTGTTTCTGTTGAAACCATCGCTTCAGGAATATCAACTGTTGCATTCTCAGCAGCCTTCTCAACTAAAGTGTCACGAATTTCAGTATCAGCCGCTTGCTCTTTGTCTTTTTGAAGTTTTTCTTTAATTTCTTTCTTTAACTCATCAAGCGTTTCAACATTCTCGTTTGCATCTTTAGCGAACTCATCATCAAGTGCAGGAAGCTCTTTGCGCTTAATTTCATGAATTTTCACTTTGAAAGTAGCCGCTTTTCCAGCTAAATCTTCAGCATGATATTCTTCTGGGAAGTTTACTTCTACGTCTTTCTCATCTCCAGATTTAAGGCCGATTAATTGCTCTTCAAATCCTGGGATGAACTGGTTAGAACCAATTTCAAGTGAGTAGTTTTCAGCTTGTCCGCCTTCAAATGCTTCACCATCAACAAATCCTTCGAAATCCATAACAGCCGTATCGCCATTGTCAATTGCGCCATCTTCAACAACAACTAGTTCAGCTTGACGATTTTGAAGTTGAGTAAGTTCCGCTTCAACATCTTCATCTGTTACTGTTGTGTCTTGTTCTTGTACCTCTAGACCTTTGTACTCACCAAGAGTTACTTCAGGTTTTACGATCACTTTCGCAGTGAAAACAAGGTTGCTGCCTTTTTCCATTGTTTCGACATCAATTTCAGGACGGTCTACTGGCTCAATCTTTGTTTCTTGAATTGCCGCAGCATACGCTTCTGGTAAAAGAATATCTAGAGCTTCTTGATAAAGAGACTCAACACCGTATTGCTTTTCAAATAATGAACGAGGTACTTTCCCTTTACGGAAACCTGGTACATTGACTTTCTTAACTACTTTTTTGAATGCAGCATCAAGTGCAGCATCCACTTTCTCGGCTTCAACATCAATTGTTAAAACGCCTTCGTTTCCTTCTAACTTTTCCCATTTTGTAGTCATTACGTTTTCCCTCCAACTATACACATGTTCGAATATCGAACGTTTTATATGATCATGATTTACAACCACTCTATTATAACATAACACTATCAGTTTTCAAACCAATCTTACATGGTAGCAAGGATCAATTTGAAAACTGAGTATACGCCTCAAATACTTTTTCTTCTAGTAAAGTCACTTCTGTTACTTTTTCTTTCACTAATTCCTCATCACACTGATACAGATCGGCAACTTCATCTAGGTGGCCTTCTCCCCCTATGCGCTCACTAGCTAAATAGTGATATACAGCTGCCCATAATGTCACTGAGTCAGGTTCTGGGATAAATGGATACCAAGCGAATAAATGAAGATATCCGATTTGTTCAGCCATTTGAGCTAAGAGCGGATCAACATGCGCTAGTTGTTGTGAAAGTTCTTCTTTTAATTGAATGGAGAATGGCTGCTCAGTGATTTCGAGTAGTTCTTTAGGAATAATCGTTGTCGTCTGACTTGCTTTCGTAATATGGACTAAATCTTCGCACTGCTTACTATGTAGAATCTCTAAGGCATAACTTCTAAGTAACCAATCGTTTGTCTCGCCTTCTATGTAGTTGATCAAAGGGGCGATGGTATCATCTAGCTCACGTTCTTTTAAATAGGATAAAGCTTGCCATTGTTCTTTAATTGTCCCTTGTTTTAATTGGTTTTCCACCTCTATTAATGGAGACTTCGTTTCATGCTCTGACTCTTCAACAGATTCTTCAATCGTAGCAAGTAACGCTGAGTCATCAATCATCTGCCTGCTAAAATGAAGCAGTTGATAAAAGGATTCTGCTGATTGGGCAGGTAAATTATTTTCACTTAACACCGCTTCAAGGATATCAACGACTTCTTGGTATTCTCCTAACTGAACTAGTAACGAGATATGTACTTGCAAATTATCGTAGTAGTCGCCTATTCCTTCATTTAATAAAGCACTTGTATGTATGACAGCTTCCTTTAATTGACCAAGTTCTATAAGACTTAATACTTTTCCAAATCTTACTTGCGGATGATCGGGCTCATATTGTTCAGCTGTGAGGAAATGGTTGTAGGCACTTGTTGCATCCTTTGCCTTTAGAGCATCCATCCCTTTTTCAATCAGCCTTTTAACAAGTCCAGGGTATGGGATAACATTCGTATCCTTTTTCGTGCCTTTTTTGCCGTCCATGGAATCGCTCCACTCTCTTTGACATGTTGCTTTCTATAGTATACAAAAAAATTATAGTTATTCTTATTAGTTTATCAGCTTGACATCGTATTTACAATTAGAACCGTCCATAACATCCCTTGATTGACGGCACACGCCCAAAAAAATGTAAACGATTTCTTTAATTGGATTAGATATGGGTTTAAAAATGGGCACAATGACGAATTTAGATAAAAAAGTCGCGGTTCGAATGATTTATTCTTTGACAACTCAAACCATTTAGACACATAATAGTTATACAATACTTTTAAAATAATTATACAGAGGATGATCTACTTGTTATTCACTTCTAAAAAAAAGGTTCCTTCATATAACCCAACTTTTAATATACCGACATCCCCGTCACATAGCACTTCAAATAAAGAAATCAATACTCGTTTGCAGTATATGGGGTTCACACAACATAGTTCAGAAAGCCTTCAAGAACTAAAACCATTTATTAATGAACATGCAGATACAATACTTGAAGCCACGTTAGATCATGTGTATTCATTTCCTCAATTAAAACAGATTGCCGATGCTCACTCTACTCGTGAACGATTAAAGCACGTCTTTATGCTGTACTTAGAAACGGTTGTAGAAGGTGATGTGTCAGAAGAGGATATTCGTCAAAAAAAACGTGTCGGAGGTGTACACAATAGCAGTGAACTACCTATTGCTTGGTTCTTAGCTACATACCAAGTTTTTTTACAACTGTTGATCCCACAACTTGTTTCAAATTTCTCGAAAGAACCAGAGAAACTCACTGCTTATTTACTAGCGGTAACAGGCAGATTTAATTACGATTCACAGTTGATTGTCGAAGAATATTTAAATTCAAAAATCAACCAAATCAACACGTATCATGAAGCTAATGCGTCTCTTCAGCATGAACTGCTTGCCATTAGTCAGGAACTAGCTAGTATGATTACTGATACAGACGAGTCAACAACCTCTACCGCCGACCGCGCTAAGCGAATTGGTGCAGACACGGAGAAAACGGTAAAATCGAGTGAGAACTTGCAACATCTCATCTCTCAAAATGTATCTGATGTCAATAGCATGTTTGATACGTTTGAGCTACTAGAAAAGCAAGTAACACAAACGATTCAAGAGGCAGATAAGCTCAAACAAATATCAGATGATATTAACAATATGGTTAAAGAAATTGAATCTGTTTCGGATCAAACAAATTTACTCGCTTTAAATGCTTCGATTGAAGCTGCAAGAGCTGGCGAACACGGCAAAGGATTTTCTGTTGTTGCATCTGAAGTACGTAAGTTAGCAGAGCAATCTAAGGACATGAGTAATTCGATTTCAAAATTAATCACTAGTAGCAACCAGAATATCCAGTCCTTATCTGGTGGAATGAACGCGATGAATGATTCTAGAGCGACCTCACATAAAAATATGACAACCGTGAAGTACGGCCTTGAGACGATAAAAATGGAAATGGAACAATATATTGAGCTATTCAAAAAGAATAAAGAGGACATGGATGAGGTTGTTTCTTCTATTGATTACATCCAAAAAACTACAAATGAAATCTCAAAACTCGGGACAGACCTCACCTCAAAAGCTCATCGCATTAACCAAAATTAAAAGAAGGAGAAAACAGTCGAAACTGTTTTCTCCTTCTTCTTTATAACCCTTGCACTTGAAAAGATTTTTTTTCTTCATACTCTTTAATTTTTTCTTCGTATTGTAGGGTCAAATTGATCTCATCCCATCCATTTAGAAGCATTTGTTTCCAATAAGGATCAATGGAAAATGACGTTTTAAACTGATTCGTTGCAATTACTTGCTTTTCTAAGTCAACGGTCAACTGTACGACCTCGTTTTCACTTTGTTGAAAAAGACGATATACATACGCTTCATCTAATCGAATCGGTAACATCCCATTTTTCAAACAATTGTTATAGAAGATATCCGCGAAGCTGGGTGCAATAATGACACGGAATCCGTAATCATGCAACGCCCACGGTGCATGTTCCCGTGAGGACCCACAGCCAAAATTATGTCCTGCTACTAAGATGGAAGCACCCTTGGTGTGCGGTTGATTCAATTCAAATTGTTCATTTTCTGATCCGTCACTTTGAAAACGCCAATCATAAAATAGAAACTGGCCAAATCCTGTTCGCTCTACACGCTTTAAGAATTGTTTCGGAATAATTTGATCTGTATCAACATTAACACGGTTTATCGCAGCTACCGTCCCTTTATGAACTTGAATCGCATCCATCACAATCCATCCTTTACGTTGTTATTTTTTTCTCTTGGAATGCCCTCACATCGACAAAATGTCCAAATGTAGCGGTTAATGCTGCCATTTGCGGACTGACTAGATGAGTGCGTGAACCTTTTCCTTGTCTGCCTTCAAAATTCCGATTGGAAGTAGAAGCACAACGTTCTCCTGGTGGGACAACATCAGGATTCATACTTAAGCACATGCTACAACCCGAATCTCGCCACTCAAATCCTGCCTCGATAAACAATTGATCCAATCCTTCTTCTTCTGCTTTCTTCTTCACTTTTTGAGAACCTGGGACAACTAACGCACGCACACCCTCTGCTACTTTTCTTCCTTTAATGATAGAAGCTGCCGCTCTCAAATCACTTAACCTCGAATTTGTACAGGAGCCAATGAACACATGCTGAATTTTCACCTCGTTGATTGGTGTCCCTGGTTGTAAATCCATGTATTCTAGAGCTTGTTCAATTCCCCGTCTTTCCGCTTCAGTGTTTGCATCCTCTGGTGATGGGACAACTTTTGAGATGCCAATCCCTTGTGACGGGTTCGTCCCCCATGTCACCATAGGCTCTATATCAGAAGCGTCGATCGTCAACGTCCGGTCATAGGTCGCTCCTTCATCTGTCGCTAGTTCACGCCATACGTTTGTTAATTCAGTAAATGCATCTCCGCTCGGTACATATTGTCGACCTTTTAAGTAATCAAATGTCACTTGATCCGGACTGATTAAGCCAGCTTTCGCTCCTGCTTCTATTGACATATTACAAATAGTCATTCTTTCTTCCATCGTCATGCCTCGAATCGCTTCTCCTGTAAATTCAATGACAGACCCTGTGCCAATGTCGACACCAAATTTTGCAATGATAGCAAGAATCACATCTTTCGCTGACACAGTTTGATCAAGCGTGCCGGTGATTTTGACTTCTAGCGTTTTAGGTCGCGATTGCCAAAGGGACTGAGTCGCTAACACATGCTCAACCTCACTCGTTCCAATTCCGAATGCCAACGCACCAAACGCACCATGTGTCGATGTATGACTATCCCCACAAACTATCGTTTTTCCTGGTTGAGTTAACCCTAGTTCTGGACCAATAACGTGCACAATCCCGTTTTCTGGATGTTCGAGATCTACTACATCAATACCAAACTCATCACAGTTATTTTGCAATGTTTGAATTTGTGTTCGCGCAATTTGATCCGTAATATTATAACGGTCAACCGTAGGAACGTTATGATCCATCGTGGCAAATGTTAAATCTGGTCTTCTCACTTTACGTCCGTTTAGACGTAGGCCCTCGAACGCCTGTGGAGAGGTCACTTCGTGCACCATATGCAAATCGATATACAGTAGGCTTGGTTTCCCCTCTTCTTGCATAATCTCGTGCTGGTCCAGAATCTTCTCGATAATCGTTTTTGGACTCATGTTTTCCCCCTACTCTCATCCATAAGATATAAAGAAGGCAATGGATGAACATCCACTGCACCTCACTTCACACATATATGAGACAACTCTTGAATAATGAAATCTGTCACTTCATTTGTCGTACTTGCTACTTCGCCAGCTTTTTGCAGATCCGCCGTACGAATGCCACGTTCTAGAATTGTTTGAATCGCTTGATCAAGGATTGCCGCCTCTTCTTGTAAACCGAATTCATATTTCAACATCATTGCAACTGACGCAATGGTCGCAAGTGGGTTCGCTTTACCCGTACCTGCAATATCTGGTGCCGATCCATGAATTGGCTCATACAAGCTAGGGCCGATCGTTGAAATACTAGATGAAGGAAGCATTCCAAGTGAACCTGTCAACATCGATGCTTCATCACTTAGAATGTCTCCAAACATATTTTCAGTGACAATGACATCAAAATACGTTGGTTGTCGAATAAGTTGCATAGCTGCGTTATCGACTAGCATGTGTTCATAAGAAACCGTAGGATAGTCTTTTGCTACTTCATCTACTACTTCTCGCCATAGACGACTCGATTCTAGCACGTTCGCTTTATCTACCGAGGTGACTTTTTGACGTCTGACTTCTGCTAATTCAAAACCTTTCCGCACTAAGCGTTCAATTTCTAACCTCGAATAAGTCAACGTATCAACAGCGATCTCTAGATCGTTTTCAAAGCGACGTTCACGAGGCTCTCCAAAATAAATACCGCCTGTTAATTCACGAACGATAACAAAGTCAACGCCGTTAATTCGCTCAGCTTTTAATGGGGAAGCATCAAGTAAACTTTCATAAACAGAGACGGGTCTCAAATTCGCATAGAGTTGTAGCTCTTTGCGCAATTGTAATAATCCTACTTCAGGTCGCATATCAGCAGATAGTTGATCCCATTTCGGACCACCAACGGCTCCTAATAGTATCGCATCGCTACTCCTACATCCTTCGAGTGTTTTCGTTGGTAACGGTGTGTGCCACCGATCAATAGCTACCCCACCGAGATCAAAGTATCGATATGAAAAGTGATGATCAAAAAGCTCAGCAAGATGGTCTAATACTTTAATTGCTGACTCAACGACTTCAGGTCCAATCCCATCACCAGGAAGGACAGCAATTGTTTTATCCAATACGTCCCCTCCTTCTTACGCGTTCACTTGCTTTTTCTGTTCTTCATTAAAAGCTCGGCGACTAATGGTACGATTGATCGCATGAATGTATGCTTTTGCCGATGCCTCTAATACATCATGTGCTGTTCCTCGTCCCGTCGATTCCACACCATCATATTGAATTTTCACATACACTTCAGCTAATGCATCTCGCCCGCCATTGATTGATTGAATTCGATAGTCTTCTAAAACGACTGGTCCATCAATCATGCGTTCTAACGTGTTATAGATCGCCTCCACACTACCCGATCCAGTCGCAGCTTCTTGGATCGTTCCAACAGATGGCACATTTAACGTGATCGTGGCAGTCGGAATATTATTTGTACCGTAATTTACTTGTAGCGCCTCTAATTCATAGTGAGCGACCGCTTCTCCAAGAGTCGCCTCGGTCATGAGCGCAAACAAGTCGTCTTCTGTAATGTCTTTTTTCTTATCTGCTAAATCTTTAAACGCTTTGAATATAGATTGCAGTTGATCTTCCGTTCCATTAAATCCAAGCTCGACAATTTTCTCTTTAAATGCATGACGTCCTGAATGTTTACCAAGTACCATGCGGTTTGATGATACCCCAACAAGCTCAGGTGTAATAATTTCATAGGTTTCTTTATTTTTCAGGACACCATCTTGATGAATACCCGATTCATGGGCAAATGCATTGGCACCTACCACAGCTTTGTTACTCGGTACGACCATCCCTGTTAACTTACTGACAAGCGAACTAGTACGCTTAATTTCCTTTAAGGTCAAACCTGTCTCCGCTTGATAATGGTCTTTGCGAATATTTAGAGCAACCGCAATCTCTTCAAGAGAGGCATTCCCGGCACGTTCACCGATCCCATTGATCGTACACTCCACTTGCCCTGCTCCATTTTGTATCGCCGCTAGAGAATTAGAGACCGCCATCCCTAGATCGTCGTGATTATGGGTCGATAAAATGGCTCGATCAATGTTTGGCACATTCTCCGTTAAATAGCGGAAAATATGTCCAATTTCTTGAGGGGTTGTATATCCAACCGTATCAGGTAAATTAATAACCGTAGCTCCTGCCTCAATGACTGATTCAATAATTTTTGCGAGGAATGGAAGCTCTGATCGACTTGCATCCTCTGCAGACCATTGAACATTGGGAAACTTCGTTTTGGCGTATTTTACTGAATCGACAGCTGTGCGAATGACCTCATCAGGGGTCATTCGGAGTTTGTACGTCATATGAATGGGTGATGTAGCAAGAAAGACGTGAATTCTTGGCTCTGCACTTTCTTTCAACGCTTCCCACGCAGCGTCGATATCCTTTTGAACGGATCTTGCAAGTCCTGTCACCGAACTCCCTTTAACGATTTGTGCTATCGCTTGAACGGACTGGAAGTCACCTTGTGAAGAAGCTGGGAATCCAGCTTCAATCACATCTACCCCGAGTCTTTCAAGTTGTTTTGCAATTTCTAGTTTTTCTTCAAAGTTTAAATTGACGCCAGCCGATTGTTCACCATCACGAAGCGTGGTATCGAAGACGTTAATTTTTCGCACTAGCGACCACTCCTTTGGCTTTCGACTTTGCCTTAACGAATGGCATCATTTCACGAAGTTCACGACCAACCACTTCAATTGGATGGTTTTTCTCTGCTTCATTAATTGCGGTAAATTCAGGACGGTTTGCTTGATTTTCTAAGATCCAACCTTTCGCAAATTTACCTGTTTGAATATCTGTTAACACTTTTTTCATCGCCAATTTCGTATCTTCTGTCACGATTTGAGGTCCTGCTACGAAATCTCCCCATTGAGCCGTATCTGAGATGGAGTAACGCATGCCTTCAAGACCACCTTCATACATTAGGTCAACAATTAATTTCAATTCATGTAGACACTCAAAGTACGCCACTTCTGGCTGATACCCAGCTTCTACTAATGTTTCAAAACCAGCCTTAACGAGTGCTGTCGTTCCTCCACAAAGGACCGCTTGCTCACCGAATAGGTCTGTTTCTGTCTCTTCTTTAAAGGTTGTTTCAAGTACCCCAGCACGCGCAGAACCGATTTGCTTGGCATAAGCAAGAGCGATTTCTTTTGCTTGGCCTGTTGCATCTTGATACACAGCGATTAATCCTGGAACACCCGCTCCATCTTCAAATGTACGTCGTACAAGATGCCCAGGTCCTTTTGGAGCGGCTAAAAATACGTCTACTGTTTCTGGAGGAACAATTTGATTAAAATGAATGTTGAATCCGTGTGCAAAGGCTAATGCTTTACCAGGCGTTAGTTCTGGTTCAATTTCTTCTTTGTATACTTTAGGTTGATGCTCATCTGGAAGTAATACCATGATAAGATCAGCCTGAGCAGCAGCTTCTTTCACTGTATAAACAGCAAATCCATCTTCTTCTGCTTGAGTCCATGATTTCCCTTTTCGTAATCCAATGATGACCTCTACTCCACTTTCACGCATGTTTAATGCATGAGCATGCCCTTGTGAACCATATCCAACTACCGCGACTTTCTTCCCTTGTAATACTGCCTCGTTCACATCTCCGTTATAATATACCTTTGCCATTATTAATCTCTCCCTTAATGTTTGTAAGTTTTTTTTTGTTGTTTTTATTAGTTGATTAATGTTAAACGATAAGAATCTGTGAGTGGCTTTTTATTGCCACGATTGAACGCTGTAATACCCGTTCTTGCTAACTCTTTAATTCCATAAGGTCTTAGCAAATCAATAAAAGCTTCTACTTTAGGTTGATCACCCGTAATTTGGATCGTCATACTTTCACGTCCAACATCTAAAATAGATGCCCGGAAAGGGTTCACCAGTGCTGCAATCTCTCCCCTTTGCATTGGAGTTGCAACAATTTTAATTAAGGCTAGCTCTCTTGCAACAATGGCTTCATCTGTAATATCTTTTACTTTTAACACATCCACCTGTTTGTTTAATTGCTTTATCACTTGTTCCACGTTCTCCATGCGGTCTGCTAATACAACGAAGGTCATTCTTGAAACCGCCGAATTCTCTGTCACTCCAACCGTAATGCTTTCAATGTTGTAATGACGCCTTGCAAACAAGCCTGTAATACGATTAAGAACTCCTGATGAGTTGTTCACTAGCGCTGTAATCGTACGTTTCATGGCTTCACCCCCTCCATTTGATGCTGACCTTTACCAGGTGAAATCATTGGGTACACATTCTCTTCTTTCGCCACTCGACAATCCATTAAAACTGGGCCAGGAAAATCAAACATTTCTTTTAATGATGCTTCGAGGTCAGATAGCTGCTCAACCTTTATCCCTTTCACGTCATAAGCTTCTGCTAGTTTGACAAAATTCGGTTGGATCGGGAATAGTGAGTTAGAATAACGCTCACCATGAAATAGCTGTTGCCATTGTCGGACCATTCCAAGTGCTGCATTATTAACGATCATTACTTTGATCGGTAAGTTTAACTCTTGAAGAATGGAAAGCTCTTGAGCTGTCATTTGAAAGCCAGCATCTCCAACGATGGCAACTACTGGTTTATCTGGCTTCGCAAACTGGGCACCAATCGCTGCAGGAAACCCAAAACCCATCGT
Above is a genomic segment from Bacillus sp. FJAT-45037 containing:
- the leuC gene encoding 3-isopropylmalate dehydratase large subunit, which gives rise to MSPKTIIEKILDQHEIMQEEGKPSLLYIDLHMVHEVTSPQAFEGLRLNGRKVRRPDLTFATMDHNVPTVDRYNITDQIARTQIQTLQNNCDEFGIDVVDLEHPENGIVHVIGPELGLTQPGKTIVCGDSHTSTHGAFGALAFGIGTSEVEHVLATQSLWQSRPKTLEVKITGTLDQTVSAKDVILAIIAKFGVDIGTGSVIEFTGEAIRGMTMEERMTICNMSIEAGAKAGLISPDQVTFDYLKGRQYVPSGDAFTELTNVWRELATDEGATYDRTLTIDASDIEPMVTWGTNPSQGIGISKVVPSPEDANTEAERRGIEQALEYMDLQPGTPINEVKIQHVFIGSCTNSRLSDLRAAASIIKGRKVAEGVRALVVPGSQKVKKKAEEEGLDQLFIEAGFEWRDSGCSMCLSMNPDVVPPGERCASTSNRNFEGRQGKGSRTHLVSPQMAALTATFGHFVDVRAFQEKKITT
- a CDS encoding tetratricopeptide repeat protein: MDGKKGTKKDTNVIPYPGLVKRLIEKGMDALKAKDATSAYNHFLTAEQYEPDHPQVRFGKVLSLIELGQLKEAVIHTSALLNEGIGDYYDNLQVHISLLVQLGEYQEVVDILEAVLSENNLPAQSAESFYQLLHFSRQMIDDSALLATIEESVEESEHETKSPLIEVENQLKQGTIKEQWQALSYLKERELDDTIAPLINYIEGETNDWLLRSYALEILHSKQCEDLVHITKASQTTTIIPKELLEITEQPFSIQLKEELSQQLAHVDPLLAQMAEQIGYLHLFAWYPFIPEPDSVTLWAAVYHYLASERIGGEGHLDEVADLYQCDEELVKEKVTEVTLLEEKVFEAYTQFSN
- the ilvN gene encoding acetolactate synthase small subunit, whose protein sequence is MKRTITALVNNSSGVLNRITGLFARRHYNIESITVGVTENSAVSRMTFVVLADRMENVEQVIKQLNKQVDVLKVKDITDEAIVARELALIKIVATPMQRGEIAALVNPFRASILDVGRESMTIQITGDQPKVEAFIDLLRPYGIKELARTGITAFNRGNKKPLTDSYRLTLIN
- a CDS encoding 2-isopropylmalate synthase; translated protein: MRKINVFDTTLRDGEQSAGVNLNFEEKLEIAKQLERLGVDVIEAGFPASSQGDFQSVQAIAQIVKGSSVTGLARSVQKDIDAAWEALKESAEPRIHVFLATSPIHMTYKLRMTPDEVIRTAVDSVKYAKTKFPNVQWSAEDASRSELPFLAKIIESVIEAGATVINLPDTVGYTTPQEIGHIFRYLTENVPNIDRAILSTHNHDDLGMAVSNSLAAIQNGAGQVECTINGIGERAGNASLEEIAVALNIRKDHYQAETGLTLKEIKRTSSLVSKLTGMVVPSNKAVVGANAFAHESGIHQDGVLKNKETYEIITPELVGVSSNRMVLGKHSGRHAFKEKIVELGFNGTEDQLQSIFKAFKDLADKKKDITEDDLFALMTEATLGEAVAHYELEALQVNYGTNNIPTATITLNVPSVGTIQEAATGSGSVEAIYNTLERMIDGPVVLEDYRIQSINGGRDALAEVYVKIQYDGVESTGRGTAHDVLEASAKAYIHAINRTISRRAFNEEQKKQVNA
- the leuB gene encoding 3-isopropylmalate dehydrogenase, with protein sequence MDKTIAVLPGDGIGPEVVESAIKVLDHLAELFDHHFSYRYFDLGGVAIDRWHTPLPTKTLEGCRSSDAILLGAVGGPKWDQLSADMRPEVGLLQLRKELQLYANLRPVSVYESLLDASPLKAERINGVDFVIVRELTGGIYFGEPRERRFENDLEIAVDTLTYSRLEIERLVRKGFELAEVRRQKVTSVDKANVLESSRLWREVVDEVAKDYPTVSYEHMLVDNAAMQLIRQPTYFDVIVTENMFGDILSDEASMLTGSLGMLPSSSISTIGPSLYEPIHGSAPDIAGTGKANPLATIASVAMMLKYEFGLQEEAAILDQAIQTILERGIRTADLQKAGEVASTTNEVTDFIIQELSHICVK
- the tig gene encoding trigger factor, giving the protein MTTKWEKLEGNEGVLTIDVEAEKVDAALDAAFKKVVKKVNVPGFRKGKVPRSLFEKQYGVESLYQEALDILLPEAYAAAIQETKIEPVDRPEIDVETMEKGSNLVFTAKVIVKPEVTLGEYKGLEVQEQDTTVTDEDVEAELTQLQNRQAELVVVEDGAIDNGDTAVMDFEGFVDGEAFEGGQAENYSLEIGSNQFIPGFEEQLIGLKSGDEKDVEVNFPEEYHAEDLAGKAATFKVKIHEIKRKELPALDDEFAKDANENVETLDELKKEIKEKLQKDKEQAADTEIRDTLVEKAAENATVDIPEAMVSTETDRMLQEFEQRLQMQGMNLEMYFQFSGQDETAMREQFKTDAEKRVRINLTLEAIAATENVEISDADVDAELEKMAEMYQRSVEELKTIFAAQGGIEGLKGDLKIQKAVELLVEESKKA
- the ilvC gene encoding ketol-acid reductoisomerase, which translates into the protein MAKVYYNGDVNEAVLQGKKVAVVGYGSQGHAHALNMRESGVEVIIGLRKGKSWTQAEEDGFAVYTVKEAAAQADLIMVLLPDEHQPKVYKEEIEPELTPGKALAFAHGFNIHFNQIVPPETVDVFLAAPKGPGHLVRRTFEDGAGVPGLIAVYQDATGQAKEIALAYAKQIGSARAGVLETTFKEETETDLFGEQAVLCGGTTALVKAGFETLVEAGYQPEVAYFECLHELKLIVDLMYEGGLEGMRYSISDTAQWGDFVAGPQIVTEDTKLAMKKVLTDIQTGKFAKGWILENQANRPEFTAINEAEKNHPIEVVGRELREMMPFVKAKSKAKGVVASAKN
- the leuD gene encoding 3-isopropylmalate dehydratase small subunit; the protein is MDAIQVHKGTVAAINRVNVDTDQIIPKQFLKRVERTGFGQFLFYDWRFQSDGSENEQFELNQPHTKGASILVAGHNFGCGSSREHAPWALHDYGFRVIIAPSFADIFYNNCLKNGMLPIRLDEAYVYRLFQQSENEVVQLTVDLEKQVIATNQFKTSFSIDPYWKQMLLNGWDEINLTLQYEEKIKEYEEKKSFQVQGL